In Paenibacillus guangzhouensis, a single window of DNA contains:
- a CDS encoding ArpU family phage packaging/lysis transcriptional regulator, which translates to MISVQAVDKEATYRVVEREFELYRLNKFCEINTDEPTVTQSYEYRLHSGSTGMINDSTARAGIKNAEIKDRLMHCKRIEAIVSKLHPVERLIIENRYMKEYMKDYQVYNFVFDPPISEKTYRKWRWNAVQRIASALNILQY; encoded by the coding sequence ATGATTTCCGTTCAAGCAGTAGATAAAGAGGCAACATATCGAGTGGTGGAAAGAGAATTTGAACTGTACCGTCTAAATAAGTTTTGTGAGATAAATACGGACGAGCCTACAGTAACACAATCCTATGAATATCGTCTACATAGCGGTTCAACTGGGATGATTAACGATTCGACAGCTCGTGCAGGTATAAAGAATGCTGAGATTAAGGATAGACTCATGCATTGTAAAAGAATTGAAGCCATTGTAAGTAAACTGCATCCCGTGGAACGTCTCATTATCGAAAATCGATACATGAAGGAATATATGAAGGATTATCAGGTTTACAACTTTGTATTTGATCCGCCGATTAGCGAGAAGACGTACAGAAAATGGCGATGGAATGCAGTTCAACGGATAGCCAGCGCATTAAATATTTTGCAATACTAA
- the glnA gene encoding type I glutamate--ammonia ligase, with protein MSYTKDDIMRIAKEQNVRFIRLQFTDLLGTIKNVEIPVSQLEKALDNKMMFDGSSIEGYVRIEESDMYLFPDLDTWLIYPWVTEDRIARLICDVYMPDGTPFQGDPRGILKRALKEAEEMGYTTMNVGPEPEFFLFKTDAKGNPTLELNDQGGYFDLAPTDLGENCRREIVLTLEDMGFEIEASHHEVAPGQHEIDFKYANAIKAADQIQTFKLVVKTIARQHGLHATFMAKPLYGVNGSGMHCHQSLFNGKTNMFYDESDKLGLSETARQYMAGILKHARGFAAITNPTVNSYKRLVPGYEAPCYVAWSASNRSPMIRIPASRGLGTRVEVRNPDPAANPYLSLAVMLKAGLDGIKNKMELPAPTDRNIYVMSEEERIAEGIPSLPSDLREALSELVNDEVICNALGEHALTHFYELKEIEWDMYRTQVHQWERDQYITLY; from the coding sequence GTGAGTTATACCAAAGATGATATTATGCGCATTGCCAAAGAACAGAATGTTAGATTTATTCGTCTACAGTTCACTGATTTGCTTGGTACGATCAAGAACGTAGAAATCCCTGTAAGTCAGTTGGAGAAGGCGCTTGATAACAAAATGATGTTTGACGGTTCCTCGATTGAAGGTTATGTACGTATTGAAGAATCGGATATGTACTTGTTCCCGGATTTAGATACATGGTTGATCTACCCTTGGGTAACGGAAGATCGTATTGCGCGTCTGATCTGTGACGTATATATGCCAGACGGCACGCCATTCCAAGGCGATCCACGTGGCATTCTGAAGCGTGCACTGAAAGAAGCGGAAGAAATGGGCTACACGACGATGAACGTTGGTCCAGAACCGGAATTCTTCTTATTCAAGACAGATGCGAAAGGCAATCCTACCCTGGAGTTGAATGACCAAGGCGGTTACTTCGACCTTGCGCCAACCGACCTTGGCGAGAACTGCCGTCGCGAAATCGTATTGACGCTGGAAGATATGGGGTTTGAGATCGAAGCGTCTCACCATGAGGTTGCTCCGGGACAACATGAGATTGATTTCAAATATGCAAATGCGATTAAAGCTGCTGACCAAATTCAGACCTTTAAGCTTGTTGTTAAGACGATTGCAAGACAACATGGATTGCATGCAACATTCATGGCGAAACCGTTATATGGCGTGAATGGTTCAGGTATGCACTGCCATCAGTCGCTATTCAATGGCAAAACAAATATGTTCTATGATGAAAGTGACAAGTTGGGTCTTAGCGAAACAGCTCGTCAATACATGGCAGGTATTTTGAAGCATGCCCGTGGATTCGCAGCGATTACGAATCCAACAGTGAACTCCTACAAACGGTTGGTTCCAGGTTATGAAGCGCCTTGCTATGTGGCATGGTCCGCAAGTAACCGTAGCCCGATGATTCGTATTCCTGCATCTCGTGGTCTGGGAACACGTGTAGAAGTGCGTAACCCGGATCCAGCTGCGAATCCGTATCTATCGCTTGCTGTCATGCTCAAAGCAGGTCTTGATGGCATTAAGAACAAAATGGAGCTTCCAGCACCTACGGACCGCAACATCTATGTCATGTCCGAAGAAGAGCGTATCGCTGAAGGTATTCCTAGTTTGCCGTCCGATCTTCGTGAAGCATTATCAGAGCTTGTGAATGATGAAGTCATCTGTAATGCACTAGGTGAGCACGCATTGACTCACTTCTATGAGTTGAAAGAAATCGAGTGGGATATGTATCGCACGCAAGTTCACCAATGGGAACGCGATCAATACATTACTCTTTACTAA
- a CDS encoding MerR family transcriptional regulator: protein MGDDIRRNMALFPIGIVMKLTDLTARQIRYYEQHELIVPARTSGNQRLFSFNDVERLLEIKSLIEKGVNIAGIKQVMVPMSKESDEATVLTPDTEVKRKELSDSQLHRLLKQQLLNGKRPGQVSLIQGELSRFYNK, encoded by the coding sequence ATGGGCGATGATATTCGCAGAAACATGGCTCTATTCCCGATAGGCATCGTAATGAAGCTGACGGACTTAACAGCCAGGCAAATTCGTTACTATGAACAACATGAATTGATTGTTCCTGCTCGTACCTCTGGTAACCAGCGTTTATTTTCTTTTAATGATGTTGAGCGCTTGCTCGAGATCAAGTCGTTGATTGAGAAAGGCGTGAATATTGCTGGGATCAAGCAGGTGATGGTTCCCATGTCGAAGGAGTCGGATGAAGCAACGGTTCTTACACCGGATACGGAAGTGAAGCGGAAGGAATTATCCGATTCGCAATTGCACCGATTGCTCAAGCAGCAGCTGCTTAACGGAAAGAGACCGGGTCAAGTATCCTTGATTCAAGGTGAATTGTCTCGATTTTATAATAAATAA
- a CDS encoding phage tail terminator family protein: MSEVTINSIRKGVISTLHDHFDGVTVSGEEIGQGVSAPYFLVHLLSCRQDQELKRRYHRIYRFEVQHIAQSGTNADAHEMAERLYSTLDSFTIDGSAYNGIHMHHNVADQVLHFFFDLEIRIWLVEADEPKMRTLTEEGVIKHGS, from the coding sequence ATGTCGGAGGTAACGATTAATAGCATACGTAAAGGGGTCATTTCAACTTTGCATGATCATTTCGATGGGGTGACCGTTTCTGGTGAAGAGATTGGGCAGGGAGTTAGCGCTCCATATTTTTTGGTGCATCTTCTATCATGCAGACAAGATCAAGAACTAAAACGCCGGTATCATCGAATCTATCGATTTGAAGTTCAGCATATCGCGCAATCAGGGACGAATGCAGATGCCCATGAAATGGCAGAGCGGCTTTATAGCACATTAGATAGCTTTACGATTGACGGCTCTGCCTATAACGGGATCCATATGCATCATAATGTCGCAGATCAAGTCTTGCATTTCTTTTTCGATCTCGAGATTCGGATATGGTTAGTCGAAGCGGACGAACCGAAAATGCGGACGCTAACGGAGGAGGGAGTAATTAAACATGGCAGTTAA
- a CDS encoding YdcF family protein, which translates to MILRVVLLFVVCGLIWFVYTQWVIHNKLSDRELSHSDVGIVLGAVLWDNKPSPGLAERLDYALSLYQAGHFDSFIVTGGLDHPSLQLTEAQGMAAYLIERGVPSDRILLENQATSTYENLRYSQEIMNEHGYSSAIIITHRYHGARSLEIAKFLGYHDPVVATTESKVLNMAWHQTRESLAYTKWKLEQLWITIGLQG; encoded by the coding sequence ATGATTTTAAGAGTTGTGCTCCTTTTCGTTGTTTGTGGGCTGATCTGGTTCGTATATACGCAATGGGTCATCCATAACAAATTGTCTGATCGCGAATTATCTCATTCGGATGTAGGAATCGTTCTAGGCGCAGTTCTCTGGGATAACAAGCCGAGTCCAGGACTGGCTGAACGGTTGGATTACGCATTATCGTTGTATCAAGCGGGCCATTTCGATTCTTTTATCGTCACCGGAGGGCTTGATCATCCTTCATTGCAATTGACAGAGGCACAAGGCATGGCAGCCTATTTAATAGAGCGGGGCGTGCCGTCGGACCGCATTCTGCTTGAGAATCAGGCGACAAGCACCTATGAGAATTTACGCTATAGCCAAGAGATCATGAATGAGCATGGCTATTCATCTGCTATTATTATCACGCATCGTTATCATGGTGCGAGATCGCTAGAGATTGCGAAATTTCTAGGGTATCATGATCCAGTTGTGGCAACTACGGAATCGAAAGTGCTGAACATGGCGTGGCACCAGACGCGGGAGTCGCTTGCCTATACGAAATGGAAACTGGAACAACTGTGGATTACAATAGGGTTGCAAGGTTGA
- a CDS encoding methionine gamma-lyase family protein has translation MTMFSERLTVLQEQVEELIAGRIQSIDRIVDANQWKVIRAFQQFQVSDFHFAGSTGYGYNDRGREVLDEVYAKVFGAEAALVRPHFVSGTHTIGTALFGVLRPGDKLLYITGKPYDTLHKVIGKPQDGMGSLQDFGVEYDEVDLLADGGVDWEVVSQRMTANTKVVGIQRSRGYSWRSSFTVAEIGEMVRRVKSMNPDVVVFVDNCYGEFTELLEPTEVGVDIMAGSLIKNPGGGLAETGGYIAGRRDLVEKAAYRLTAPGIGGEVGAMLGTTRAIYQGLFLAPTLVGQAVKGSVFAAAMFEQLGFTTKPSWNDPRTDLIQAIQFTSADHLIRFVQGIQRAAAVDSHVVPEPWDMPGYEHPVIMAAGTFIQGGSLELSADAPIREPYIAYMQGGLTYSHVKFGVLTALNEMINHHLL, from the coding sequence ATGACAATGTTTTCAGAACGATTAACGGTATTGCAAGAACAAGTAGAGGAATTAATCGCTGGACGTATTCAGTCAATTGATCGTATTGTGGATGCGAACCAATGGAAGGTCATCCGTGCATTTCAGCAATTTCAAGTCAGTGACTTCCATTTTGCGGGATCCACGGGATATGGGTACAATGATCGCGGACGAGAAGTACTGGATGAAGTATATGCGAAGGTATTTGGAGCAGAGGCGGCACTCGTGCGGCCTCATTTTGTGTCTGGGACGCATACGATCGGTACGGCGCTGTTCGGCGTCTTGCGCCCTGGGGACAAACTTCTCTACATCACGGGAAAGCCTTATGATACATTGCACAAGGTGATTGGTAAGCCGCAAGACGGCATGGGTTCGCTTCAGGATTTTGGGGTTGAATATGATGAGGTGGATCTTCTCGCGGATGGTGGAGTGGACTGGGAAGTCGTCAGTCAGCGCATGACAGCGAATACGAAGGTTGTTGGCATTCAGCGTTCGCGCGGATATTCTTGGAGATCCTCGTTCACGGTTGCGGAGATCGGTGAGATGGTTCGCAGGGTGAAGAGCATGAATCCGGATGTCGTTGTATTCGTAGACAACTGCTATGGCGAATTTACTGAACTGCTAGAGCCGACGGAAGTTGGCGTAGATATCATGGCGGGATCGTTGATTAAAAATCCTGGCGGAGGTCTCGCAGAGACGGGGGGTTACATCGCAGGGCGGCGCGATCTGGTGGAGAAAGCGGCATATCGGTTAACAGCGCCTGGGATCGGCGGTGAAGTCGGCGCCATGCTCGGCACGACGCGAGCGATCTATCAAGGACTGTTCCTCGCGCCAACGCTCGTCGGACAGGCTGTCAAGGGCAGTGTGTTCGCAGCTGCGATGTTCGAGCAGCTTGGATTTACGACTAAACCAAGCTGGAACGATCCGCGTACAGATTTGATTCAGGCTATCCAGTTCACCAGTGCGGATCATTTGATTCGCTTTGTTCAAGGTATTCAGAGAGCGGCTGCAGTGGACTCGCATGTCGTTCCCGAGCCATGGGACATGCCTGGTTATGAACATCCGGTCATTATGGCGGCCGGGACATTTATTCAAGGCGGAAGCTTAGAGTTATCGGCCGATGCACCGATTCGTGAACCTTATATTGCGTACATGCAAGGTGGACTGACCTATTCTCATGTCAAGTTTGGTGTGTTAACTGCACTGAACGAGATGATTAATCATCATCTTTTGTAA
- the spoVK gene encoding stage V sporulation protein K, producing MNGRVVASTNGRSESRPSRQISVILRNQEPNAAVQSLAEVESTGQPAAKAAVHNSHFAEMQKELDQLIGLENIKELVYEIYALLQISQMRSDAGLLSSTHVYHMVFKGNPGTGKTTVARIVAKLFQQMGVLSKGHLIEVERADLVGEYIGHTAQKTRDLVKKALGGVLFIDEAYSLARGGEKDFGKEAIDTLVKAMEDMKNQFVLILAGYSNEMEFFLQTNPGLPSRFPIQIEFPDYTIDQLIQIAELMVKERDYTLMPQTIMKLRQHLIQEKNDAFHAFSNARYVRNVIEKSIRNQAVRLLNQYQHQSPSRSELMTLKTDDLKVDKEKSGRM from the coding sequence ATGAATGGGCGAGTAGTGGCTTCAACGAATGGTCGGAGTGAATCAAGACCATCGAGACAAATCAGTGTTATTCTACGAAATCAAGAACCGAACGCTGCAGTTCAGTCACTCGCAGAAGTAGAAAGTACAGGTCAACCAGCAGCCAAAGCGGCTGTGCACAACAGTCATTTTGCAGAAATGCAGAAAGAATTGGACCAATTGATTGGTCTGGAAAATATTAAAGAGTTAGTCTATGAAATATATGCGCTGCTGCAAATCTCACAAATGAGATCGGATGCCGGACTGCTCAGCAGCACGCATGTCTATCATATGGTGTTCAAAGGCAACCCCGGGACGGGGAAGACAACGGTTGCGCGGATTGTGGCCAAATTATTTCAGCAAATGGGTGTGCTGAGCAAAGGACATCTCATTGAGGTAGAACGCGCTGATTTGGTTGGCGAATACATCGGGCATACGGCACAGAAGACGAGGGATCTGGTCAAAAAAGCGCTGGGTGGTGTCCTGTTCATCGATGAGGCGTACAGCCTTGCCCGTGGCGGGGAAAAGGACTTCGGGAAAGAAGCGATTGATACGTTAGTCAAAGCAATGGAGGATATGAAGAATCAATTCGTGCTGATCTTGGCAGGATATTCGAACGAGATGGAGTTTTTCCTGCAGACGAATCCAGGGCTGCCCTCCAGGTTCCCGATTCAAATCGAGTTCCCCGACTACACGATCGACCAGTTGATTCAAATTGCGGAACTGATGGTCAAAGAGCGGGATTACACGTTAATGCCGCAGACAATCATGAAATTAAGACAACATTTAATCCAAGAAAAGAACGATGCGTTTCATGCGTTCAGTAATGCGCGATATGTACGAAATGTGATTGAAAAATCAATTCGAAATCAAGCTGTGCGTCTGCTTAATCAATATCAACATCAATCGCCGAGCCGATCTGAGCTTATGACGCTAAAGACGGATGATTTGAAGGTTGATAAAGAAAAGTCTGGACGAATGTAA
- a CDS encoding helix-turn-helix domain-containing protein, whose product MEIAEMIQRLMDEKGISIYKLSKETGVSYTGLTKILNGQTKHPQIDSLKLIADYFHKPVDYFTSTRSPDVSPLPEWATSKDKMDFKKMLEEDAPVMFDGVPIEGQARQRVLDVLTGLFWEAKEMNKKTYGQKNSKKESSNEDNE is encoded by the coding sequence GTGGAGATCGCTGAAATGATACAAAGGTTAATGGACGAAAAGGGAATATCGATATACAAATTGTCCAAAGAGACCGGTGTTTCCTATACCGGACTCACGAAGATATTGAATGGCCAGACAAAACATCCTCAAATCGATTCGCTAAAATTGATCGCTGATTATTTCCATAAACCTGTGGATTATTTTACAAGCACTAGATCACCTGACGTAAGCCCTCTCCCAGAATGGGCAACCTCGAAAGACAAGATGGATTTCAAAAAAATGCTTGAGGAAGACGCTCCTGTGATGTTCGATGGGGTTCCGATTGAAGGTCAGGCACGACAAAGGGTACTAGACGTACTTACAGGTCTTTTCTGGGAAGCAAAAGAAATGAACAAGAAAACGTACGGCCAGAAAAATTCTAAAAAAGAAAGTTCTAATGAAGACAATGAGTAG
- a CDS encoding ImmA/IrrE family metallo-endopeptidase: MDKTIQKLVRKFKTNDPFIIASGLNIIVKYADLGEGTRGLYYKKLRRRFIVLQEGMDDHWQRLVLAHEIGHDRLHPGISRFWLDEQSFFNAGKYERQANEFAVKLLIHTSSIEQDESVFHFLLRCGIPCEMHQYYYE; the protein is encoded by the coding sequence TTGGATAAGACTATCCAGAAGCTGGTGCGAAAATTTAAGACGAATGATCCATTTATCATTGCATCAGGATTAAACATCATTGTTAAATATGCAGATCTCGGAGAAGGTACACGGGGTCTTTATTATAAAAAACTGAGAAGAAGATTTATCGTATTACAGGAAGGGATGGATGATCACTGGCAACGACTCGTACTAGCGCATGAAATTGGCCATGATCGACTACATCCAGGAATCAGTAGATTTTGGCTCGATGAACAATCTTTCTTTAATGCGGGGAAATACGAGAGGCAGGCTAATGAATTTGCAGTAAAATTATTAATTCATACGTCTAGTATCGAGCAAGATGAGTCCGTTTTTCATTTTTTACTCAGATGCGGAATACCGTGCGAAATGCATCAATATTATTATGAATAA